The DNA region GGAACATATTTCCAAATGTCAGTCACAAGAGGTAAGAACCGAACGTCATTATCATCTTAGTCAACCAGCTTTAGGTTGGATACTGTTTACTGGTGAATTTGCTTCTCTCTAAGATGTTTCCAGTCTCTATGTGGATCATCAGGAGGTAACTGGATTTATTGGAGAACAAACAACCATCCAATGTTACTATCAGAACTCTGGACAAGCTAAATGGTGCCGGGTGGGTGGCCCCTGTGTGACACAGTCACAGGGATCAATAGATGGAACCACAGTATTCATTAATGAGACACCTCCCAGAGTCTTCACAGTGACTATGAGCGgactgaagatggaggacagtggTTGGTACTGGTGCAGCAGAGAAGATCTACAGATGCCGGTGCAGATAATTGTCAGAGAGAAACCGTCCACCAGTAAGTTCTGTCTGTCAGTTATTACCACAATTTGGTGAATGATGTCATCTTAAATCCAACAGATATTCAACATATTGTCTCTTTTACTCTGTCTTACTGTTTTGTCCTAAATGTAGCTGCTCAGCCAGAGACTTGTACTAGTCCTGAACTTGTCTCTCCGTCGaccacagatgaagatgctcccaacaggtcagcagctctgcatTAGAGTGCAGCCTACATTTATACTAGAAACTGTCACCTTTAGGTCCAACAAcagatcctgcagctgctgctgaatagaACCAACAGATATAAAAGAATTTTAGATTGTCCTGTTAATGTCTATGTTTTatgtgtatttctgctgcagtctttcaGGTGTCGTCATGATTGTCATCATCTCGTTGTACTTGTTCATTGTCATGGTATTTTTGTCCTCATTGATCTGGTTCTGCATAAAAAGACAAAGTAAGTCTTGGTTAATCACAGTCAAAGcaaattttattaaataaatgttcattcaGAATAACCAGACTTTCTAATCTGACTTGTAgagcagatccaggaggaacCATCAGCTGAGATGTTGGTAAGATTAAACTAGTGTGCAGCAGTTAGACCCAGGACAGAGTTTACAGATGGAACATGTGGAAATGTTGACTTGTTTTGAAAATTAAAGTGATAAGATAAaagatttcatttttcaaatgtaaaacaggaCATGGCTTGTCCTGAAGATGAAGTGATTTACAGTAAGATGAAGACAAAACCAGAATCTTCGCATCAGGTAACTTCATCTGCTGCatttataaaaatgcataattttattgtaattatacataaggaaaaaaaatcaagattcttttttctgctttctctctcaGCCATTGTGTTCTGAAAATGAAGTCACCTATAGTTCCGTGAGAATTCCAGAGCAGAGACCCAAGGTAAACACCACCACTTCCACTCATCAAgtcaacaaaacatgaaaagaatgagagaggacagaatctgTCTTAGCCCCCTTCAACATACACCAAACAATTCTGAGCATGGGGCAGATCTGCAATCATTCCTCTGCTTCAAATAGCAAAAAAGATCTAAAATCTCATCTCCTCATGTCGGGCGGTTAGAGAGAGGGCAGTGTAAAGGAGACAGGGCTGTGGGTTATTATACAGTTAATATCCAGGTCAATCTTCTTCTGATAATAACCTAACGGGTTTAAACGTCTGATTTTAATATTCTGAAAATCAAGTAACATCAATGAAATATTGCAACAGTGACACGGCTCACGACTCTTCCTGCTTCCATCTTCAGCCAATGTGTTCTGAGAATGAAGTCACCTATAGTTCTGTGAAGATTCCAGGACCAGAAAGGAGACCCAAGGTAAACACCAACACTTCCACTtattactgattttttttttcactttcttgAATACTTAAGTGCTAAAAATgattttgtgtgcgtgtgtgtgcttgtgtgtgtgtcttttaacaggaaactactgacataTACAGCAAATTGGCTAATAGCCGCAAACTGTAGAGGTTGTCGTTGGTTATTTCAGGATGCAATGTCACAATGGTTTGAAGCAAACTTTTTTCACTGTGTTGCCTTTGACAGTCTAAAACTTGTCAAATTAGTGAGTTAACAAGTCCAGAATGGTGTTTTTTGCAATGACAGGGTGAGGTAATAACACTGTTATTTAACCTTCCATCCTAAATCTGCCctcatgtgtgttttgttttcacagGATCCCACTAACTTATACACCAATATTTCTCATCATCACACATCCTGTAATTTGTCACCTCTGCTGGGTTCTTGCTTATTTCAGGAGAATTATAATTATAGCTTCTGCAGAGTTCCtggttatatttctattttcatgttattttatatgtttattaCCACAGAAATATCAACTCAAATAAACCCATTTTCCAGGAGTGGACTCATATATTGTTGACATGTTTCTGCCATATTAAATAACGTTACGCATGTTGGAGGTGAAACTTTGTTTGCAGTGGAAGATAAAATTCAACATCATCTTTTATCTTTAGTCACAAGCTTTGAAGAAGCTCTCAGAAATGTGGAAGTCTAAAAAAAGCCCAAGAGAAGTAggagaaaaagcagaatttcatttttttattttatttttttattgagcATCAACAACATGGAACATATACCGAAAGGTCAGGATGCACATTTTTGTATTGATGCCCCACATAATAATTAAAGGGAAAactcaaagagaagaaagagggggaagaTTAATTCAGGTAGACAAGTTATGAtcctgtgtctggtctgtggtttggggtttttgtgctctgtttgtccactagggggcagtaagTGACCCATCTGTTGtgctggctgcctccacacctgcagctaatcTGGTCATTTGGCCTTTTCAGCATCCAGCACAGCTGCCCGGTGTCAGATCATTTCGTCTGTACTGGTATTAAACTGAGTGTTTCTTTGATTGActattgggtttttttgcattttactgtgtcattccttttgttttagGTCACTACTGTTCCAATGAGCACTTCCTTGGGTTTGGCTCAACACTTCCTTCACTGCGGTCACCATTTATAGAGCAcactgtgtaaatattttctaAATAACCTGTAGATCACCAAAGTGGcctttttgtctgtcttcttgggtCCCACTTGAGTTTTTTCAGAACTTAACATATAATTTCTTATATAATTTTAATAGCAGACCATATACCCAGTGGCACACCAGATTGAATCTGTTCACTAAAGAAGACATCGTTCACATAGATTTAATAACCATCACAAAGACATATGTAAGATGACTCCCAAATGATACCTAAGTGAGCAAAGTTTGAAGGGTTCCTAAGTATGTTAACACTGGATCCCAGATAGAAAACAATTTGTCCCTGCAGTCCCTGAGAGTACATCCTATTTTCTCTAATTGTATGAATTGTGCAAGGTTGCTGAACCACATAGACACTTTGGGTGGATTTTTTATTTCCAATGCAATAACAATCTTCTACGTGGTCTTAGAACTTTTCCTTAATGTCTCATGTCTTTTGTCTACAATACCAAATATGGCCACAGTTGGACTGGGCTGAAGATCAATATTCAATGCTTCtgataaaattttaaaaatgctagACCAATAGGTTGCCAAAGCCAAAACATATGTGTTAAATCAGCAAGAGTGTTTCTACACGTGCTGCAGTTTGCATCTGAAATATTCTAGCCAATCTTGCTTTAGAATAGTGGATGTGATGAAGACTCTTGAATTGTATAATGCTTAGTTTGGCACAGGAGGTGCTATCATTTACTCTAAGGCAGGGGtcggcaaatccagtcctcgagggccagattcaagccagactttctgtcctacaggaaaatactttcacctggggttccatttaccttggtgaaagcggtttctggattccagccttcatggattggacttgcccatcagaggaggtcaaatccattcctcgagggttgaattcaagctaggatttgcatcctaccaggcaggaaatgctttcaccaagtaaatgaaaccccaggtgaaagtgtttacctgtaggacagaaagtctggcttggatccggaACTCGATGCCCACCGCTGCAAGGAGTGCCCTCTCCCACATATCCTCCTCCAAATTTTCCCCTAGTTCATCCACCCAATCTGCTCTGATTTTTGATaatgatttgtttaaaagaggtTATATGATTGCTAATTCTCGAGATAAGCAATTTAGAGTTAAATAGTGATTTTACAAGATCATCTAAACCAGAAGGTAATGTTATGAATTGAAAGTTGGGATCCTGACGTTGATGAAATTGATGGACTTGAGAATACAGGAATAGGCTAGACTGCAAAGTTACATTTTTATGaatctctttttcatttattgttgcTCTCTTGGTGACGTGGCCCTTCTGGGTGACAGGCCAGTCAGCTTTGGTGGTCCTGAGGGTGttaagggggtccactttggtGGCCTCAGGATGGGGTCTCTgtattttgcagatgatgtggttctGCTGGCGTCACCAGGCTGTGGATTTCAGCTCTCAGTGGAGCGGTTTCATGGCcaagtgtgaagcagcaggaatgagaatcagcacctctaAATCTGAGACCATGGCCCTCAGCCATAAGGCTGGAGTGTCTCGTCTGGGGCGGGGTGAGATCCTTTCACAGGGTGAGAGCTCGGTCATCAGGGAGGGGTCGCTATAGAGCCACTGCCCATCAGATCAAGAGGACCCAGATGAGGTGACTCTGGCATCTGGTTAGGATGCCTCCTGGgcccctccctggtgaggttttcCTGCTACGTCCCACTACCTCGAGACTCAGGGATGAACCAGAAAAGCTGGAGGGTCAATCCCAGCTGGCCTGGGAGGAGCGAGAGATCCTAACACTGAAGATGTGTGAGGTAGCCCATGGAACAGAACATGGGGGCCTCTGCATAGGCTACGGCCCCCATGGCCTGACTCCAGATaagcggatggatggatggatggatggatggatggatggatggatgtatgtatggatggagggaggggcaggtgattattcagcagcctgaacatGCTTTATTCTCACTTCTCCCCAATCatccccctccagctcctcacacacctgcttcCTTCACGTTCTCCTTCCCTTCCAACGTGCAGAACTCGTCACCCGTGCACTCCAACTACGTAACAGCTGTtacaataatgatgataatacgAAGATGGTTTCCACAGGTGCTGGTTTAACCTCTGTGACTGAGTCACAACTTCATGGGCCTCCTGAAGCTCTAAACCAGTGGTTCTTAACCTGGGTTTGATCGAACTCTAGTCTTGCACCGGCAAAACTAAAGGAGCATTTCTTGAAGCTGCATGCAGATggggaagacaggaacacaaCACTTGCTGAATTCAAGGTGAAGAGAGCCAGATTCGATGAAAAGGCCACTCTGCCTTCTTTTGGATTTGTACCCATTGACAAACCGATCCTCACAGCATCGTACGAAGGTGCTTACCTGATCACAAAGCAGGGCAAGCCACACACCACCGGTGAAACACTCATGAAACCAGCTGCCTTAAAGATGCCGAATCTGATACTCGGAACAGCGGCCGAAAGTAAattatcccaaattcctctttcaaATGACACCATCAGCGAGAGAATAGAGGGCACGAGTAAAGACATCTTGGCTCACGTAGTCGCAGATCTGATTTCAAACCCGGCAAAATTCAGGCTTCAACTCGATGAGACCACAGACGTTCCTAATCTAAGCCagcttgctgtttttgtgcgctATGTGAAAGACGACATGATAAaagaagattttttattttgtaagccTCTTACAACAACAACTAAGGCAGCCGATGTGAAGAAGCTTGTAGATAACTTCTTCAGAGATCACAATCTTTCATGGGATATGGTTTCTGCAGGTTGTACGGACAGAGCTCCAGTCATGCTGGGAAGAGAGTCTGGCTTTGGTGTGCGAGTAAAAGTCGATGCACCACACATCATTGTCACACATTGTATTCTGCACAGGCATGCGTTGGCAACAAAAACCTCGCCTCCAAAACTGACAGACGTGTTCAAAATTGTCGTTGAATGTGTGAACTACGTGCGAAATAGTGGCGCCGCATCTTCAGTGAGCTGTGTAAAGAAATGGGCTGTGAATCTGAGGTACTTCTGCACCGTTCTAATGTTCGGTGGTTATCTCAGGGACAGGTGCTGAATCGTGTTGTTGCCATGCGTGGGAATTAGCCCTGTTTTTGCAAGAACACCAGCATTGTCATGCAAGATTGCTTCAATAATTCTGAGTTCATTCTCATTTTAGCATACATGGCTGATATATTCACAGTTCTCAATCATCTCAATCAGCCAATCAGTCTCAATTTACCTGCAGCCATTCATTTCATATGAACATATACATTAGACATGAACCTGATTCATCTTCTTGTTCCAGATCAGGGCTCTTGGCTCTGTTTCTACCGCAGTCTCACAGATAACAAACACTTGCCATAGAATCTCCTATTTGATGATCAGACCATGTTTCCCATATAGGAATATTTGatcctgaaaatgttcttcccaCGTTTTCATTACGATCAGCACATTATTGAAGACGTCGCCTGTCTGGAGAACTGTGGCCTCTGCTTCTGGAAGGTGTCTGGCGCCTTCTAGAGGACAATTGGTATCGCTGTAAAGGAGAAATGTCCCACATGTTTGGCCCAACAAAATTCTTCTAGTTCCACCTGACAGTTTTCATCACAGAAATCCaagttttaaaagcagttttgctttttctctcaaTTTCTTCAGGCATGAGGGTCATCTGGCAGCAACAAGAGAGGTACATGACAtcactttttaatttgcaggtgaagtgtttgctttgttcccgacaTCTGGCGTATAATAATAACACGTCATCAATGATGAGGCATTACCGAGCCAaacatgagaatgaagctggtggtgctgctgtgatgacgtttccaccaggtgagtgggtgctgttccaggcaatattaagaataacttttaaactttactgcGCAGGGTGTAtataattagttaattaactcaattaatcttgttctgctaacttccatattttatgtagcaggaagcaggagtttGATGAAGCTCTAGTGGATTTCATAGTGAAAGATTCCCAGCCtttcactgtggtgtctgatcctggcttccgtgctctggtggctaaactggatcccacatacacccttccatcaaggcagcagttaaagccatggtggagaggaggtatgtggaagaaaaggagaaggccaaggcagccctgcagaatgttgacagtgtcagcttgacCGCAGATATGTGGACTtccatcaacatggatgcgtatctcgctgtcacctatcatgctattcatgcaggtgaactctccaccaccctgttgggagttcggccttttcctatcagtcacacagcagagaacatcgctGGAACTGCTCGAGAGATTTTAAGGGAATGGGctcttgaagagaaggtgaggTGCTTGGTGGCTGAcgcagcagcaaatatgatGCTGCAGCAACTATTCTGCGGGTGCGGCAtactgtctgcctggctcacgcACTAAACGTAATTGTCAAAAAGGCCATGGATGCTGCTCCTGGGCTAGATAATATAAGATCAAAAACGAGGCGGATGATcacctattttaaatcaagcaacACCGCtaaaaagaagctgcagcagatccaggtgcaaatgggccgtcctgtcacaaaactaataattgaagtagacacaagatggaatagcacctatgagatgctgcagcgtctttatgagcagagggatgcagctgccgctgctctgaccactctgccCACAGATTTGGACCTATTGACTGCAAATGACTTTGAGTGTGCATCTGAGTGTAGGAAGATACTGTCACCTTTCATGCTGCCACCGTAGAGCTCTCACATGAAAGAGGGTGTCGGGATCAAAAATAACACCcctgataaaaatgctgaagcatgctttgagtgagctgatggcacagaactcaaacataaacctcaatagaattatgaatgataaactcagtggaatagaaaccacaagcatcttctctttatcatcatcattacttgaCCCAAGATTTTAAACACTCGGATTCCAAAGCCCTTCAAATGCCGAGTCAGCTGTTCACCGGTTAAAATCGGAGTGTGCGGCATTGTTGTGGAACGCACCCACCGAAGAGGACCCGCCGtccacttcaacagcacagccagaaccagctgcttcttcccaaggtacaaaaattatagaatttggatcaatagatttatttgcattgattcCTGTACGGACTAaactttatgtaatgttttattttaagtcattgatctgtagaagctgttggacagggatgctgaagaagcaagagcgtccaggaatgccaccgctgatgccatagtggaggtgTGCAGCGTTCCCATCTGTCAGCCCTTCCACTTGAACGATCACAGGACCCTCGGGTGTACTGGATGACAAACCAAAGCCCTATACCCaaacctgtaccacctggcaaaccagtaccTGCAACATccagcatcctctgtgccctgcgATAGGGTGTTTTCTCTAAAGCTGGGGGaaaatagtttcaaaaaagagaacCGCCTCAAAACCCtcgactgtggagaaactgttgtttttaaataaaaatgcataagcacaccagttcacccaagcaCCTTAGGCCCATACACCCCacctgttcctaaaatattataataataataataataataataataataaaacatcaAAAGTGCACGCTTGCTGGGTCAGCGTGCACTTTGCATGgctgcatggctgcagtacaacCAATGCGCCAGCAGATGACCCCCGCGTTCGGAATGATTGAAGCTTCGAGtaatgaaccaattttcaacacaatggtccaaaagggttcaaagcctcatttggacatcactaGTCAAAAGCAGTCCgcgaaggaaaaacacaaacgaTAATCCGATGAACGGGTTCAAAAggaatccacgaaggaaaacgTTTCACGATAGTCCAGGAGGGTTATAGCAGGGGTATTCCGAATCaggacaaaacacgccaacgctggccaaccctgagaacagtccataaataggtggcttgattactgatagtctgcaggtgcaccagtccccggcaccacctgaagccatggctccaccacgccccccgcaggagaaaccctgcaaagaaaagttcccagaaactgggaacctggcAATGAGGGTCGTCTGGCAGCCAACAAGAGAGGTACATGACATCACTTTCAATATTTTAGCAGGCTCACTTGGTAAGTTTGGTTTGCCTTTTCCTTCTCAGGTTGCAGATCCTCATCTGTGACTGCAGCCACATCACAGGTGAGGACATATTGTCATGTTGCAGCTTGTGTTGAAGCAGGGCGGCAGAAGATGGATTTATTTGAGCCTGGAGGTTCGTCCCTTGGTTGATATTTACCCTGAATAAAGGATGGAGTTTTGTGAGAGATATtaaagaaatattaaaatgacTAGGTAACTTAGTTCCTCATtttg from Takifugu rubripes chromosome 4, fTakRub1.2, whole genome shotgun sequence includes:
- the LOC105419533 gene encoding CMRF35-like molecule 8 isoform X6, producing MALHLSISLLLTGLTGVYSVTTVTKVSVKAGDSVSIPCLYHPKYTSHVKCLCQGYYYEFCSYAVKTNWQSSGRFLISDDREKKVFTVTIKDVREGDTDFWCIVDINRGRDVGTYFQMSVTRDVSSLYVDHQEVTGFIGEQTTIQCYYQNSGQAKWCRVGGPCVTQSQGSIDGTTVFINETPPRVFTVTMSGLKMEDSGWYWCSREDLQMPVQIIVREKPSTTAQPETCTSPELVSPSTTDEDAPNSLSGVVMIVIISLYLFIVMVFLSSLIWFCIKRQKQIQEEPSAEMLDMACPEDEVIYSKMKTKPESSHQPLCSENEVTYSSVRIPEQRPKPMCSENEVTYSSVKIPGPERRPKETTDIYSKLANSRKL
- the LOC105419533 gene encoding polymeric immunoglobulin receptor-like isoform X8, giving the protein MALHLSISLLLTGLTGVYSVTTVTKVSVKAGDSVSIPCLYHPKYTSHVKCLCQGYYYEFCSYAVKTNWQSSGRFLISDDREKKVFTVTIKDVREGDTDFWCIVDINRGRDVGTYFQMSVTRDVSSLYVDHQEVTGFIGEQTTIQCYYQNSGQAKWCRVGGPCVTQSQGSIDGTTVFINETPPRVFTVTMSGLKMEDSGWYWCSREDLQMPVQIIVREKPSTTAQPETCTSPELVSPSTTDEDAPNRQKQIQEEPSAEMLDMACPEDEVIYSKMKTKPESSHQPLCSENEVTYSSVRIPEQRPKPMCSENEVTYSSVKIPGPERRPKETTDIYSKLANSRKL